Proteins encoded within one genomic window of Longimicrobiaceae bacterium:
- the dacB gene encoding D-alanyl-D-alanine carboxypeptidase/D-alanyl-D-alanine-endopeptidase has protein sequence MTRLPFPRALALLAALLLPHASHAQAPSDGGSLAASASPEVASLDADLRAILRATGWSDARYGVVVVSLDRGDTLFALNADESLAPASNLKLYSTAAALSYLGPDFRYSTYLIAGGDVRDGVLEGDVVLFGTGDPSVSARMQERASAVMDALADSLAMRGVREVRGAVVGDGSFFDAQWRGEGWTASDLGAAYGAPVGALSADENLTARRTPVENPVRTAASVLRDALERRGIAVRGGVRINLDPSSSPASAYGPAGVAARRGTIVATHLSPPLRDIASVTNHVSHNLFADAQLKTAGRAAGGKGSFDAGFRAVRKLLAQAGADTAAVRMHDGSGLSRLDRVTARTTVQLLSFMSRGPLADVYLASLPGAAEKGGLKRMYGTAAAGNLRAKTGTIHGVSSLSGYVTSAGGERLAFSIIGNDLPDTHRAKRVEDEIGVRLAEFRRP, from the coding sequence TCGCACGCCCAGGCGCCGTCCGACGGCGGCTCGCTCGCCGCATCCGCATCTCCCGAAGTCGCTTCGCTGGATGCCGACCTGCGCGCGATCCTGCGCGCCACCGGCTGGAGCGACGCGCGGTACGGCGTGGTGGTCGTCTCGCTGGACCGCGGCGACACGCTGTTCGCGCTGAACGCGGACGAGAGCCTGGCGCCGGCATCGAACCTCAAGCTCTACAGCACCGCGGCGGCGCTGTCGTACCTGGGCCCGGACTTCCGCTACTCCACGTACCTCATCGCCGGCGGCGACGTGCGCGACGGCGTGCTGGAGGGCGACGTCGTCCTCTTCGGCACGGGCGACCCGTCCGTCTCCGCGCGCATGCAGGAGCGTGCGTCTGCCGTGATGGACGCGCTGGCGGACTCACTGGCCATGCGCGGCGTGCGCGAGGTGCGCGGCGCGGTGGTGGGCGACGGCAGCTTCTTCGACGCACAGTGGCGCGGCGAGGGATGGACGGCCTCGGACCTGGGCGCGGCGTACGGTGCCCCCGTCGGCGCCCTATCTGCCGACGAGAACCTGACGGCGCGGCGCACGCCGGTGGAGAACCCCGTGCGGACCGCCGCGTCCGTGCTGCGCGACGCGCTGGAGCGGCGCGGGATCGCGGTGCGCGGCGGCGTTCGCATCAACCTGGACCCGTCGTCGTCTCCCGCCTCCGCGTATGGCCCGGCGGGAGTGGCTGCGCGGCGCGGGACCATCGTGGCGACGCACCTGTCGCCGCCGCTGCGCGACATTGCGAGCGTGACCAACCACGTGAGCCACAACCTCTTCGCGGACGCGCAGCTCAAGACGGCGGGGCGCGCGGCGGGCGGCAAGGGCAGCTTCGACGCGGGCTTCCGCGCCGTGCGCAAGCTCCTCGCGCAGGCGGGCGCGGACACGGCGGCGGTGCGCATGCACGACGGCTCGGGCCTGTCGCGGCTGGACCGGGTGACGGCGCGGACCACGGTTCAGCTCCTGTCGTTCATGTCGCGCGGGCCGCTGGCGGACGTCTACCTCGCCTCGCTGCCCGGCGCGGCGGAGAAGGGCGGGCTCAAGCGCATGTACGGCACCGCCGCGGCCGGCAACCTGCGCGCGAAGACGGGCACCATCCACGGCGTGTCGTCGCTCTCCGGCTACGTCACGTCGGCGGGCGGCGAGCGGCTGGCGTTCAGCATCATCGGCAACGACCTGCCGGACACGCACCGTGCCAAGCGCGTCGAGGACGAGATCGGCGTCCGGCTGGCGGAGTTCCGGCGGCCGTAG